A region of Sulfitobacter faviae DNA encodes the following proteins:
- a CDS encoding PD-(D/E)XK nuclease-like domain-containing protein translates to MTQHALTRLAERAPGIAPSEAMAQIHSAIAVDAAPIAATGISGCHILEVKLSTGQVVFPVTTSDRKAVKTVLVAGMSVDCPDGRHVLASRPLAPGVYRDLSDEQYHADPSDRPSLSSTLARVLLNQSPLHAWVQHPKLNPNWEPIDKKTFDIGRAAHRAVLGRGGEYKAIPSDLLASNGAASTKAAKEWIAEARAAGITPLKAEDVEQIGEMSAIAAQRMADNGITLDPANSEAVVLAEIGGVPCRAMVDNAPTDPSQPLYDFKTCVDASPDACVRAVMNYGYDVQARHYLDCWKAATGEDRLFRFIFQEKTAPYEVCVVQVGNESLMMASKKTARAREIWGHCTRTDHWPGYPDGVVSIELPEFYHAKWLERESAEADHKRHYGRDVLDAAGRWQAPEGYAAE, encoded by the coding sequence ATGACCCAGCATGCCCTCACCCGCCTCGCCGAACGCGCACCTGGCATCGCACCTTCCGAAGCGATGGCCCAGATCCATAGCGCTATCGCTGTAGACGCGGCTCCAATCGCTGCGACAGGCATCAGCGGCTGCCATATCCTTGAGGTGAAGCTGAGCACCGGGCAAGTTGTGTTTCCGGTCACCACCTCCGACCGAAAGGCCGTGAAGACCGTTCTGGTCGCGGGAATGTCGGTGGATTGCCCGGATGGCCGCCATGTATTGGCAAGCCGCCCTCTCGCCCCAGGCGTCTACCGCGACCTGTCAGACGAACAATACCACGCTGATCCGTCAGACCGCCCTAGCCTATCAAGCACCCTCGCCCGCGTCTTGCTGAACCAGTCACCGCTACATGCATGGGTACAGCATCCGAAGCTGAACCCGAACTGGGAACCGATTGACAAGAAGACCTTCGACATTGGTCGCGCCGCTCACCGGGCGGTCCTGGGCCGTGGTGGCGAGTACAAGGCGATCCCGTCTGATCTGCTCGCCTCCAACGGTGCAGCCAGCACAAAGGCCGCGAAGGAATGGATCGCGGAAGCTCGAGCTGCCGGCATCACGCCGCTGAAAGCCGAAGATGTCGAACAGATCGGGGAGATGTCAGCGATCGCCGCGCAGCGTATGGCTGACAATGGGATCACGCTGGACCCCGCGAACTCCGAAGCTGTGGTGCTGGCCGAGATCGGCGGTGTTCCTTGCCGCGCGATGGTGGACAATGCGCCGACCGACCCTTCGCAGCCCCTCTATGACTTCAAAACCTGCGTCGATGCTTCGCCAGATGCCTGCGTCCGGGCGGTGATGAACTACGGCTATGACGTGCAGGCCCGGCATTACCTCGACTGCTGGAAGGCTGCGACGGGCGAGGATCGGCTGTTCAGGTTCATCTTCCAAGAGAAGACCGCGCCCTACGAGGTCTGTGTCGTTCAGGTGGGAAATGAAAGCCTGATGATGGCGTCGAAGAAGACCGCCCGGGCTCGCGAGATTTGGGGTCATTGCACCCGCACCGACCACTGGCCCGGATACCCTGATGGCGTGGTCAGCATCGAACTGCCGGAATTCTATCACGCCAAGTGGCTGGAGCGTGAGAGCGCAGAGGCCGACCACAAACGCCACTACGGACGTGATGTTCTCGACGCTGCGGGCCGCTGGCAGGCGCCGGAAGGCTACGCGGCTGAGTAA
- a CDS encoding NUMOD1 domain-containing DNA-binding protein codes for MRVEIRGKIYESVPEAAKKIGVAKQTIYAALRRNRMDTVGLRQHGPICPKGGRPKVRITISGCSWPSMADCARDLGVDPRYVRTVMHRGKAVARERLKQRVYRWAMEQKGKGRKV; via the coding sequence ATGCGAGTTGAAATCAGAGGCAAGATTTATGAAAGCGTGCCGGAGGCCGCCAAGAAAATCGGCGTAGCTAAGCAGACGATCTATGCCGCCCTGCGGCGCAATCGTATGGACACGGTCGGCCTGCGCCAGCACGGGCCGATCTGCCCCAAGGGAGGCCGCCCAAAGGTGCGGATCACCATTAGCGGATGCTCATGGCCAAGCATGGCAGACTGCGCCCGCGATCTGGGCGTCGATCCGCGCTATGTGCGGACGGTGATGCACCGCGGTAAAGCCGTCGCGAGGGAACGCTTGAAACAGCGTGTCTATCGCTGGGCGATGGAGCAGAAAGGGAAGGGAAGAAAAGTATGA
- a CDS encoding helix-turn-helix domain-containing protein, giving the protein MTHPVDAQVGKTLRNARKLRGMSQTDLGRKLGLSFQQVQKYELGTNRVAASRLYEVSQALDLPVTAFFPDQEVATSEAELSTEEAKLIRALRAVKPEVRTAVANLCEAAMEGERYAS; this is encoded by the coding sequence ATGACACACCCCGTAGACGCCCAAGTTGGCAAGACCCTTAGAAACGCGCGCAAACTGCGCGGCATGAGCCAAACGGACCTTGGCCGCAAGCTGGGTCTGTCGTTTCAGCAGGTTCAGAAGTACGAGCTCGGCACAAACCGGGTAGCTGCATCGCGGCTCTATGAAGTCTCGCAGGCGCTCGACCTGCCGGTAACAGCTTTCTTCCCCGATCAAGAGGTTGCGACCAGCGAAGCAGAGCTTTCCACCGAAGAAGCGAAGCTGATCCGCGCCCTTCGCGCCGTAAAGCCGGAGGTCCGCACCGCCGTTGCGAACCTCTGCGAAGCAGCCATGGAAGGGGAGCGCTATGCGAGTTGA
- a CDS encoding DUF2312 domain-containing protein → MLDQTTQLEGVVAQENESEGDATYRVTANELRQFVERIERLDAEKKDLSDQQKEVMAEAKSRGYMVMAIRKIVAERKRSKDDIAEEEAVLQMYREALGM, encoded by the coding sequence ATGCTTGATCAGACCACACAACTAGAAGGCGTTGTAGCGCAAGAAAATGAGAGCGAGGGTGACGCAACCTATCGCGTCACCGCGAACGAGCTTCGCCAATTTGTCGAGCGCATTGAACGGTTGGATGCGGAGAAAAAGGATCTTTCAGATCAGCAGAAAGAGGTGATGGCTGAGGCCAAGAGCCGTGGCTACATGGTCATGGCTATCCGCAAAATTGTGGCCGAGCGCAAGCGCAGTAAAGACGACATCGCAGAAGAAGAGGCTGTTTTGCAGATGTACCGCGAAGCGTTGGGCATGTGA
- the terL gene encoding phage terminase large subunit, translating into MPLIEGPHHRVIGQTLDRIHSGEISRLIITLPPGYTKTEMAVVNFIARGFMINPAARFIHATFSDDLARENSDKIKSLIELPEFGELAAVGIKSDTSAKDRWKTVQGGGMLAKAAGGPITGFRAGYMDKDKFTGALVVDDPLKPDDAFSPTKRASVNKRATNTFRSRLAHDRVPIVVIMQRLHSDDFVGHLLTGGTGEMWDHLDLPVIIDHSAEYPKEWTHGRPVPHDLPDGPLWAEKHSAEEIEVIKADAYTFASQYMQRPVSAEGALFDMSGIHWYKPGEEPDIDYYRMYADTAQKTGERNDYSVIELWGKAKNGPAVLIDLVRGKWEAPDLEKNALAFWSKHKGKIVRGLRVEDKVSGTGLIQSLKRKGIPVDGIQRDRDKYTRGLDAAPWVATGQVWLPKDAPFMESLRYEMQTFDGLGTGFDDQIDPMMDAIADMLGGYGSFVGFGIPKGRR; encoded by the coding sequence ATGCCGCTCATTGAGGGGCCGCATCACCGGGTCATTGGTCAGACGCTCGACCGGATTCACTCTGGCGAGATTAGCCGGCTGATCATTACGCTGCCGCCGGGCTACACCAAGACCGAAATGGCAGTGGTCAACTTCATCGCGCGTGGGTTCATGATCAACCCGGCAGCGCGGTTCATCCATGCCACCTTCTCGGATGATCTGGCGCGCGAGAATAGCGACAAAATCAAAAGCCTGATTGAGCTTCCTGAGTTCGGCGAGCTTGCCGCAGTGGGAATCAAATCAGACACCAGCGCGAAGGATCGCTGGAAAACAGTACAGGGCGGCGGAATGCTGGCCAAGGCCGCTGGTGGCCCAATTACGGGCTTCCGGGCGGGCTATATGGACAAGGATAAGTTCACCGGCGCACTGGTGGTCGATGATCCGCTAAAGCCGGACGATGCATTCAGCCCGACGAAGCGGGCCTCGGTTAACAAACGGGCAACTAACACCTTTCGCAGCCGTTTGGCGCATGATCGCGTGCCTATCGTGGTCATTATGCAGCGCCTGCACAGCGACGACTTTGTGGGCCACCTGCTGACCGGCGGGACCGGCGAAATGTGGGATCACCTCGATCTGCCGGTGATAATCGATCATTCGGCTGAGTACCCGAAAGAATGGACGCATGGGCGCCCGGTGCCTCACGACCTGCCGGATGGGCCGCTATGGGCAGAGAAGCACAGCGCCGAAGAGATTGAGGTCATCAAGGCCGACGCCTACACCTTCGCAAGCCAATACATGCAACGCCCGGTATCGGCGGAGGGTGCGCTCTTCGATATGAGCGGGATTCATTGGTACAAACCCGGTGAGGAGCCGGATATCGACTATTACCGGATGTACGCGGACACAGCCCAGAAGACGGGCGAGCGGAACGACTATTCGGTCATCGAGCTATGGGGCAAAGCCAAGAACGGCCCCGCAGTGCTGATCGATCTGGTGCGGGGCAAGTGGGAAGCGCCCGACCTTGAGAAAAACGCACTGGCCTTCTGGTCAAAGCACAAGGGCAAGATCGTTCGCGGCCTACGGGTCGAGGACAAGGTTTCAGGGACCGGCCTGATCCAATCACTCAAGCGCAAGGGGATCCCCGTCGATGGCATCCAGCGCGACCGGGACAAATACACACGTGGGCTCGACGCAGCTCCATGGGTCGCAACCGGTCAAGTGTGGCTGCCTAAAGATGCACCGTTCATGGAAAGCCTGAGGTATGAAATGCAGACATTCGACGGCCTCGGTACAGGGTTTGATGACCAGATCGACCCGATGATGGACGCGATTGCTGACATGCTGGGCGGCTACGGTTCCTTCGTCGGCTTCGGTATCCCGAAAGGACGCCGCTGA
- a CDS encoding AAA family ATPase, with protein MSVIRFTPVSEINDPLTLAIGLSGGSGTGKTYTALSMARGISEIVTGKNGGPIGYVDTENRRALHYKSAFPEMMHYDMKAVDDDGNMIGFGPERWIAVIDSAEAAGLPVVILDSFSHAWEGVGGVLDLQAQVLDRLTGGDDSKKNQRSQLAWAEVKPRYRRLIDRIVRAKTNIIICTRAKPVMQTGFGSNAKNARSTKTRREDVPWDPASDGDLMFEMTTMVILDPSAPGHPVHQIKVADQFKALLDPRRPMGVETGRAMATWAKGQGDAQAQKELLDQARTVARTGKEKFTAHWQSLDKPQRAIVATIMDELQQLAIDADAVQDVDDEDPFASAKPTPKRWRRLKPRPARLLMRKLRRMRRDQEQTHRPQRPPVRAA; from the coding sequence ATGAGCGTTATCCGTTTTACCCCCGTTTCCGAGATTAACGATCCACTAACGCTGGCAATCGGCCTATCTGGCGGCTCCGGCACTGGCAAAACCTACACCGCCCTCTCAATGGCGCGCGGCATCTCTGAGATCGTGACCGGTAAGAACGGCGGACCTATCGGCTATGTCGACACCGAGAACCGCCGGGCTCTGCACTACAAGTCGGCCTTCCCTGAGATGATGCACTACGACATGAAAGCCGTGGATGATGACGGCAATATGATTGGCTTCGGCCCCGAGCGCTGGATTGCAGTCATCGATAGCGCAGAAGCGGCTGGACTGCCGGTCGTTATTCTGGACTCCTTCAGCCATGCTTGGGAAGGCGTTGGTGGTGTCCTCGATTTACAAGCGCAAGTTCTCGACCGGCTGACCGGCGGTGACGATAGCAAGAAGAACCAGCGGTCGCAGCTGGCATGGGCCGAGGTTAAGCCGCGGTATCGCCGTCTGATCGACCGCATTGTGCGCGCAAAGACCAACATCATCATCTGCACCCGCGCAAAGCCTGTGATGCAGACGGGCTTCGGCTCCAACGCAAAGAACGCCCGCTCAACGAAAACCCGGCGGGAGGATGTGCCATGGGATCCAGCGAGCGACGGTGACCTGATGTTTGAGATGACCACGATGGTGATCCTAGACCCGTCCGCACCGGGCCACCCGGTCCACCAGATCAAAGTCGCGGACCAATTCAAAGCCCTGCTCGACCCGCGTCGCCCGATGGGTGTCGAGACAGGCCGCGCAATGGCAACTTGGGCGAAAGGCCAAGGTGACGCGCAGGCGCAGAAGGAACTGCTCGACCAGGCGCGCACTGTTGCGAGGACCGGGAAAGAGAAGTTCACCGCGCACTGGCAGAGCCTCGACAAACCGCAGCGGGCAATTGTTGCCACCATCATGGACGAACTGCAGCAGTTGGCTATTGATGCTGACGCCGTGCAGGACGTTGACGACGAAGACCCGTTCGCCAGTGCCAAGCCTACCCCGAAGAGATGGCGGCGGCTGAAGCCGAGGCCCGCGCGGCTGCTGATGCGCAAGCTCAGGAGGATGCGGCGTGACCAAGAACAAACTCACCGACCTCAACGACCACCTGTTCGCGCAGCTTGA
- a CDS encoding helix-turn-helix domain-containing protein produces the protein MIEPITGGAMQAAYLAAAPAFARAFIRRSPEALAAEFAHSRHIDLRDFFGPTRAHSVSHPRQECMAMLAERGFSLPRIGRVFNRDHTTVHHGIEAVKRRALG, from the coding sequence ATGATCGAACCCATCACAGGTGGAGCAATGCAGGCGGCATACCTCGCAGCGGCACCGGCCTTTGCCCGGGCTTTCATTCGTCGTAGTCCGGAAGCGCTAGCAGCGGAATTTGCCCACAGCCGCCACATCGATCTGCGCGATTTCTTCGGGCCAACTAGAGCGCATAGCGTCTCGCATCCCCGGCAGGAATGCATGGCGATGTTGGCCGAGCGCGGGTTCAGCCTGCCGCGCATCGGACGCGTGTTCAACCGCGACCACACCACGGTGCACCACGGCATCGAAGCGGTGAAGCGGAGGGCGTTGGGGTGA
- a CDS encoding XRE family transcriptional regulator → MDFGQVVADRISALIEERGTNNRAVALAAGMSATGVRDIVTRKTKNPTLANLVKIAEVLDVSIQEIVGDSPQERPTVAIAGAVGAGAMVPVFDAYEKGGGPQVECPPQLSPHGIVAVEIVGDSMEPVYSAGDLLFYTREAADGVPSDAIGHRCVCEDMNGMGWVKQVRAGSEPGLFNLISLNPGADNQHDVRLRWAARVRMHLPADMARRV, encoded by the coding sequence ATGGATTTTGGGCAAGTGGTAGCGGATCGCATCAGCGCATTAATCGAAGAACGCGGCACGAATAATCGTGCGGTGGCCTTGGCTGCTGGAATGAGCGCAACCGGGGTTCGAGACATCGTCACGCGGAAGACCAAGAACCCGACGCTAGCAAACTTAGTGAAGATCGCCGAGGTTCTTGATGTATCGATTCAAGAGATCGTCGGGGATAGCCCTCAAGAACGCCCCACCGTCGCCATAGCTGGCGCTGTCGGCGCTGGCGCAATGGTTCCGGTGTTCGATGCCTACGAGAAGGGTGGCGGCCCACAGGTCGAATGCCCACCGCAGCTATCGCCGCATGGCATCGTCGCAGTCGAGATCGTGGGTGACAGTATGGAACCCGTCTACTCCGCTGGCGACCTTCTGTTCTACACGCGTGAGGCCGCTGACGGAGTTCCTTCAGATGCAATAGGCCACCGCTGCGTTTGCGAAGACATGAACGGCATGGGATGGGTCAAGCAGGTCCGCGCAGGATCAGAGCCGGGACTGTTCAATCTGATCTCGCTGAACCCCGGCGCCGATAACCAGCATGACGTAAGACTGAGGTGGGCCGCGCGGGTGCGGATGCATCTGCCGGCGGATATGGCGAGGCGGGTGTGA
- a CDS encoding terminase small subunit → MAERELTRKQEAFALVYFETGNAAEAYRRAYDVEENARDEWIYVEASQLLDHPKIAQRLEALSEQASQLSIYTRHKAMEELEEARGVARTQGQAAAMVGATSAKIKLLGLDKPSRLEVTSPDGSMTPAPAVVLSNLSDEELAQLERLTDKARDSEGVGEAV, encoded by the coding sequence ATGGCCGAGCGCGAACTGACGCGAAAGCAAGAGGCGTTTGCGCTGGTTTATTTCGAGACTGGCAACGCGGCTGAGGCTTACCGGCGAGCGTATGACGTCGAAGAAAACGCCCGTGATGAATGGATCTATGTCGAAGCCAGCCAGCTTCTTGATCACCCTAAGATAGCCCAAAGGCTTGAAGCACTTTCTGAGCAGGCGTCGCAGCTTTCGATCTACACCCGCCACAAGGCGATGGAGGAGCTTGAAGAGGCTAGGGGCGTGGCAAGAACGCAAGGGCAGGCAGCGGCCATGGTTGGCGCCACATCGGCGAAGATTAAGCTGCTGGGACTGGATAAGCCGAGCCGCTTGGAGGTCACCAGCCCGGACGGCAGCATGACGCCCGCACCTGCCGTGGTTCTCTCCAACTTGTCGGATGAGGAGCTTGCCCAGCTTGAACGCCTTACCGACAAAGCACGAGATTCAGAAGGAGTGGGCGAGGCGGTGTAA
- a CDS encoding DUF1376 domain-containing protein, translated as MSEGVPYIRFYGDDWLSGTQELSLEERGALVTIVALTSATGAAPVADYKRLSRRFGCTPAKAKKVVQSLIEMGKIWLDGDALINRRAQKETEISQKNSKKQSENAHARWSKSEGKSNENNGGYDAAALPPECQPEPKPEPYKIDDDSAGASLSFRERVLVAAGHDASGLTAGGKVIGSRAEWVEFENARSDLHLSEEDTIAVVRETANQKRDGPPGSLKYFIPSMRKFAGARDAPPVSAISPDPARPRGTQHERSTSKSKRRMDAFIAGARGTG; from the coding sequence ATGAGTGAAGGCGTCCCATATATCCGCTTCTACGGCGACGATTGGCTCTCGGGAACGCAGGAGCTCTCACTGGAGGAGCGCGGCGCTCTGGTGACCATCGTTGCGCTGACATCCGCAACGGGCGCGGCACCAGTTGCCGACTACAAGCGCCTATCACGTCGCTTCGGCTGCACCCCGGCAAAGGCGAAGAAGGTGGTCCAGTCCTTGATCGAGATGGGGAAGATTTGGCTCGATGGAGATGCTCTGATTAACCGCCGTGCACAAAAAGAAACCGAAATTTCGCAAAAAAATTCCAAAAAACAATCGGAAAACGCTCACGCCCGATGGTCAAAATCTGAGGGAAAATCCAATGAAAACAATGGGGGGTATGATGCCGCCGCATTGCCGCCGGAATGCCAACCAGAACCAAAACCAGAACCATATAAGATTGATGATGATAGCGCGGGCGCGAGTCTGAGCTTTCGAGAGAGGGTGCTGGTCGCAGCCGGTCACGATGCATCCGGGCTGACCGCAGGGGGCAAGGTGATCGGCAGCCGGGCCGAGTGGGTCGAGTTCGAGAACGCTCGGTCCGATCTCCATCTCAGCGAGGAAGACACGATCGCAGTCGTCAGGGAGACGGCCAACCAGAAGCGCGACGGACCGCCCGGCAGCCTGAAATACTTCATCCCATCGATGCGGAAGTTTGCCGGGGCGCGAGATGCGCCGCCAGTATCCGCAATTAGCCCAGACCCAGCCAGACCGAGAGGAACCCAGCATGAACGATCTACCAGCAAATCCAAGCGCCGTATGGATGCCTTCATCGCCGGAGCTCGCGGCACGGGCTGA
- a CDS encoding helix-turn-helix transcriptional regulator: MREATAAKMLDMPLAEFRRLVAADALPPPCQLGGRERWRVKDIEAILNNSAALPDEDFEL, translated from the coding sequence GTGCGCGAAGCGACTGCGGCAAAGATGCTGGATATGCCCTTGGCAGAGTTTCGGCGGCTGGTGGCAGCTGATGCCTTGCCCCCGCCATGCCAGTTGGGCGGGCGCGAACGCTGGCGCGTGAAGGACATCGAGGCCATACTGAACAACAGCGCCGCCCTTCCCGACGAGGATTTTGAGCTATGA
- a CDS encoding tyrosine-type recombinase/integrase: MKAPKPRITKPRLVWRWRAYKKAWEPYYRITKTECGKRREKLYLIDWKGDAKRLDALYWELRSGRSEAQKQPAKQTWRECIEAWRSDHTVQQNLAASTKASYRRDMDRIAEKNGDKPMARITRPVLKAALAKMSDTPRKASKYAQTISILWNYASTELDWPLGPNPAKNLGSYKPAREYEPWPTWMIGKLDTAPENVQIAAQLILGTGQRPNAAIGMKRDQFTGRTMFVLDEKSRELFETGCPIRLRDFIANLAPRGDHVIAKNLRQPVGYNAVEKAFRAWRDTLGPKAKPFTLHGLRKLAIIELAEAGASDAQIQAVTNQSAEMVAYYRKRANRLKLSIDAQDLRK, translated from the coding sequence ATGAAAGCCCCGAAGCCCCGCATCACCAAGCCGCGACTTGTGTGGCGTTGGCGTGCGTACAAGAAAGCTTGGGAGCCCTACTACCGAATCACGAAGACCGAGTGCGGGAAGCGGCGCGAAAAGCTCTACCTCATTGATTGGAAGGGCGACGCCAAGCGCCTCGATGCTCTCTATTGGGAGTTACGGTCAGGCCGCAGCGAAGCACAGAAACAGCCCGCCAAACAGACTTGGCGCGAGTGCATCGAGGCATGGCGTTCGGATCATACCGTTCAGCAGAACCTCGCAGCATCCACCAAAGCCAGCTACCGCCGCGACATGGATCGGATCGCTGAGAAGAACGGCGACAAGCCCATGGCGCGGATCACGCGCCCGGTGCTTAAGGCCGCTTTAGCAAAAATGTCCGATACGCCCCGCAAGGCCAGCAAGTATGCCCAGACCATCTCTATCCTGTGGAACTATGCTTCCACCGAACTTGATTGGCCGCTTGGCCCGAATCCAGCAAAAAACCTCGGATCATACAAACCTGCTCGCGAATATGAGCCGTGGCCTACATGGATGATTGGCAAGCTCGATACCGCACCGGAGAACGTGCAGATTGCCGCCCAACTCATTCTCGGAACTGGCCAACGTCCGAACGCCGCCATCGGCATGAAGCGCGACCAATTCACTGGCAGAACCATGTTCGTCCTCGATGAAAAGAGCCGCGAGCTCTTTGAAACAGGATGCCCTATACGGTTGCGCGACTTCATCGCCAATCTAGCACCCCGTGGGGATCATGTGATTGCCAAGAACCTGCGCCAACCAGTCGGCTACAACGCCGTCGAAAAGGCGTTCCGTGCATGGCGTGATACATTGGGACCGAAGGCCAAGCCCTTTACGCTGCATGGCCTACGAAAGCTCGCGATCATCGAACTCGCAGAGGCGGGTGCCAGCGATGCGCAGATACAGGCTGTTACAAACCAGAGCGCCGAGATGGTAGCCTACTACCGCAAGCGGGCGAACCGATTGAAGCTCTCGATTGACGCCCAAGACCTTCGAAAGTGA
- a CDS encoding anti-CBASS protein Acb1 family protein has product MAQRTLAGMFPEHFGALSNVKRVHADEYGWPERLTFPDLLRMYRRNGLAAAAVNAFKSKTWQDVPVLRVTDKDDDLSSTEEAVADHLARIRFWQQFAEADARSIVGDYGGLVLRFADDKKMNEPLDKALGINKLFAAIPCWQHQLRPSEFDTNTESETYGEPTMWEYAENAVGSDTTSAGPRRRFKVHPDRVLILSRDGTINDRSQLEAGYNAMLDAEKISGAGAEGFFKTAKNAPVISMEDGNGFEEMARGMGIDPSELTDKLNEVVKAWASGFDASLLLSKMKTEFPNITLPQPEEFWNICVMTFAASMRIPFKVLIGMITGERASTEDAKDWARTNEARRSGEIVPAIMTLIERFQKAGTLPEGAWRVEWTSLLDDGPDAMMARAKTMSEINTSEAGEVFDVTEIRRAAGHPAGLPLNDEEDDDDE; this is encoded by the coding sequence ATGGCACAACGAACGCTGGCCGGGATGTTCCCCGAGCACTTTGGGGCGTTGTCGAACGTCAAGCGGGTGCACGCTGACGAATACGGCTGGCCTGAACGCCTGACGTTTCCGGATCTTCTGCGTATGTATCGCCGGAATGGTCTGGCGGCAGCCGCGGTCAATGCGTTCAAGTCTAAGACGTGGCAGGACGTTCCGGTTCTGCGGGTCACCGACAAAGACGACGACCTAAGCAGTACCGAGGAGGCGGTCGCAGACCATCTGGCCCGCATTCGGTTTTGGCAGCAATTCGCTGAGGCTGACGCGCGGTCTATTGTGGGTGACTACGGCGGTCTGGTGCTCAGATTTGCTGACGACAAGAAAATGAACGAGCCGCTCGATAAGGCGCTGGGGATCAATAAGCTGTTCGCGGCCATCCCATGCTGGCAGCATCAGCTGCGTCCGAGCGAGTTCGATACCAATACCGAGTCCGAGACCTACGGCGAGCCCACAATGTGGGAGTATGCTGAGAACGCTGTGGGTAGCGATACGACATCGGCAGGCCCGCGCCGCCGGTTCAAGGTTCACCCTGACCGCGTGCTGATCCTGTCGCGGGATGGCACGATCAACGACCGCTCGCAACTTGAGGCCGGCTATAACGCCATGCTGGACGCCGAGAAGATCAGCGGTGCCGGGGCGGAGGGGTTTTTTAAGACGGCCAAGAACGCGCCGGTTATCTCGATGGAGGATGGCAACGGGTTCGAGGAAATGGCGCGTGGAATGGGAATCGACCCTTCCGAGCTTACGGACAAGCTCAACGAGGTCGTGAAGGCCTGGGCATCCGGCTTTGACGCCTCCCTGTTGTTGTCGAAGATGAAAACCGAATTTCCGAACATCACGCTGCCGCAGCCGGAGGAGTTCTGGAACATCTGCGTGATGACATTCGCCGCGTCGATGCGCATCCCGTTCAAGGTGCTGATCGGCATGATCACCGGCGAGCGGGCAAGCACTGAGGACGCCAAGGATTGGGCGCGGACGAATGAGGCCCGCAGGTCTGGCGAGATTGTCCCAGCAATCATGACGCTGATCGAGCGGTTTCAGAAGGCCGGCACGCTGCCTGAGGGCGCATGGCGGGTCGAGTGGACATCGCTACTGGATGACGGCCCTGACGCCATGATGGCGCGGGCGAAGACCATGTCCGAGATCAACACGTCCGAGGCCGGGGAGGTCTTCGACGTGACCGAGATCAGACGTGCTGCGGGACACCCAGCCGGGCTGCCGCTTAATGATGAAGAGGATGATGACGATGAATAA
- a CDS encoding DUF1064 domain-containing protein — MTDRITAAEFRKKRSANGGARKGRVRGTKAMVVDGIKFHSRKEARRYGVLRQLERAGIIENLRLQVPYELKGKDGPILTPTGRKMIYKADFVYFDKRINAETVEDSKGWATDVFKIKKAILAAQGVEVVET; from the coding sequence ATGACCGACCGCATCACCGCAGCCGAGTTCCGAAAGAAGCGTTCCGCCAATGGTGGAGCGCGCAAAGGCCGTGTGCGCGGTACGAAGGCGATGGTGGTGGATGGGATCAAGTTTCACAGCCGGAAAGAGGCGCGGCGCTACGGCGTTCTCCGCCAGCTTGAGCGTGCGGGCATCATCGAGAACCTGCGTCTGCAAGTGCCGTATGAACTGAAAGGCAAAGACGGGCCGATCCTGACGCCGACCGGGCGCAAGATGATCTACAAGGCCGATTTTGTCTATTTCGACAAGCGCATCAACGCGGAAACCGTCGAGGACAGCAAGGGCTGGGCGACAGACGTGTTCAAGATCAAGAAGGCGATCTTGGCCGCGCAGGGCGTGGAGGTGGTGGAGACATGA
- a CDS encoding DUF2513 domain-containing protein — protein sequence MQPERRLSLVDIHAMGGVMRRDEELLRKLMLEIEADPEPVVIYDNTRDMDDEDRRVYYHLRLLADARFLEESGKFGGAFRITNDGHDFIGMMKDDGLWSSMKSKAGAALPRYGLRLLFEVGNGLLRQKLRDMGIPLE from the coding sequence ATGCAGCCTGAGCGCCGCCTTAGCCTTGTCGATATACATGCGATGGGAGGTGTTATGCGGCGTGATGAGGAATTACTGCGAAAGTTGATGCTTGAGATCGAGGCGGATCCTGAGCCAGTGGTCATCTATGATAACACGCGGGATATGGATGACGAAGACCGCAGGGTATATTATCACCTTCGATTACTGGCCGACGCTCGCTTCCTTGAGGAATCCGGCAAGTTTGGCGGCGCATTCCGCATAACGAATGACGGCCATGATTTCATCGGTATGATGAAGGATGATGGACTGTGGTCGAGCATGAAGAGCAAGGCCGGGGCCGCTTTACCTCGCTACGGCCTTCGGCTTCTATTCGAAGTCGGCAATGGACTGCTTCGGCAGAAGCTGCGGGATATGGGGATTCCGCTAGAGTGA